The DNA segment GTTAaaagggtgccataaactgGTGCTTTATTTAACGTATTTTGgcagaacaagacagtgacaggggccgtggtgggtgcctgcgtgtgctggtgcaagcttggtgcctgccgGGAGGTGCCTGCAGTGCCACAAGGGataatattggtaagaaaccggcccaccacttgtccagccagctAATTTGCACAGTGTGATGTAACAGGCGGTAACTGTGATAGTGTTGTTACgtgtcacccacaacaacaacacagggctgtcaggtcagtggttaaccttactgtttattgttgagcctcgtatttcatgtttttgcacctggTTAGGAATATATTGACGTGACCcagcattccacggtgccacaagcgctccaagcctccaccacaaaactcttactaattaaccatgacaggaattataaaaacgtcaaaaaaatacacttatctaatgttatcagctgaggtggaggcagccttccccatttgtccgccaatatctgcttcatttgtcacttattgtaagcctaacacgtcactaagtggagccacataactaggctttcatatccgctagctagatatatctgccattgcctcatttagttacgatggaagaataacaggcaaaatagcggccgttctctccactgacaagggccgccatgatgcctggctacctctgccaacctgcttcaacctgtgggttccaatatttttttatttttttcttaacttctttattctgctggtatagcatgttttttatggtttataaaaataattatttgctttagaagtattttcgtggcttgtgttgagttgtgttgaattttgtgttgcttgccgAAAATGcggggtgtttttttagcagtattttgacaaacttgattttttatttcacgttctaactacgtcttttgtatttctaaaaattgcttatgatttttaaattgttttttggttcctgttgagagaaataagtggactttaaaaatggtttatggtcctgttaaaagttgttattacaacactttttgtgttattgtctctctatttgagcttgtaactaacttttcattgcttgaaaaaatagtttgtatgttttaaagtgttttatcttgttgttgagtcaaaataggttgacttttcagtggtttttaatcgtatttaggttcaacacttggtttttacacaatttcggttttatttgtttacttcttgttccaggtCACTTTTGAttgtgtaagatgatagttcagattttttaaaaatttttacgttcctaaaaattcaaatgttgtggacttttcaatgatttaaatggtgccgaatatttcaacactttttccatatttcatttggatattttttaaatactactcaggctagagctgttttaatattgtgaatattagtttaagtatttgtcaagtcagaatatataaggcattccagcctagctccattttttcgaggggtcaatttcgaaatgaaatccgttacggtacgtaaaattgccgtgacgtcacggccgccatcatggactagggaccttgatcggctccgctgtctcctcggtaatatttatcgtattttgcagtgttttccttgtgtttccaCGTCTTTCTAGACTCAGAGGTGTAGATAAGactagaatgagtaagaaaataagagaaaaagaggaggaaaatgaagggagaaggaatagaggaggtggtaagacaggaaaatgctaagaaaacaatatttaggttaattttccctgctgccctgtctgtctttgtagtatttgtcttccttgacagtgctttcagtgtatttggtgtgtttaggggatgttggagtgtgtctggaggtgtttatggggtgttggagtgtgtgttgatgggatgtggtgatgtttgagtcaatatttagcgttcctggtgcgttttggggtgtcttaggcttgtttaggagtgctttaagtgtgttttggactgtttgcaatgttttgagatgtttcgagtgtattttgggatgttatggatgagtttgggtgtgttttgtgtggatacggGTGAGTTGTGGCcgcgtttgtgggtatttttgggtattctaggtcagtctgggtgtgttttggggtgtattaagtgtgttttgggccgttttcagtgttttggaatgttttaagtgtgttttgggatgttatggatgagtttgagtgtgttttgggttggtacggtgtgttttggatgcgttttaagtcaatttgggtgagttttggagtattttaagtgtgtttgggcatattttggtgccttttcgatgtgtttaggatgttttttgtgcgtttaggaATGTTCTGGATATGTTTAAGGTGTTTcaaggtgttttagtgtgattgcagttgcttttgaggtgttttggttatgttataggcATGTTGCAGGTAAGAATTTggtctttgagggtagaagtggtgtgcttgaggtaaaataaaaggttctggagtgtttaaggggcgactgtgatagtagaagcgtgtcaggggtgttatagcgtgtgttgtgatgtatgaagcttctagatgcacgtgtgtgggatgtctgggtctgtacgaggtgttgtggtgttggagtcctagcaggggaaggtactggaggttgtagtgatgggtagagggtaaaaacagaggtacactttaggttaggtaaggttaagtgttcattggtgttgattcagtaatacgatctttttttcttttaagatacaaatgtagagggacgaaatagggaagcaggaagaccaccaccaccaccaccatcaccaccagcagtgtggaagaaagtttaggcaagcgaagaaagttggaaaattaataattaaacgcttgctgtcttttattatcttgagtataaaatggttatatgacaatctctctctctctctctctctctctctctctctctctctctctctctctctctctctctctctctctctctctctctctctctctctctctctctctctctctctctctctctcagctttggaTTAGTAACCCCGGTGACAGAAGTGACACccacgttttctcttttcagatgtaaacaaagcggtGGTTTCCTTCCAGCTTATTCTCGCTCTCCCATGTCACGGAAGCAGTGATAAGCAcacgaggaggaagtgagaggatatatatatagtgtgtgtgtgtgtgtgtgtgtgtgtgtgtgtaaagaagaaaatgttatatatacgtgtttaaaagtttcctaCATTTAAGTCaaaagaggctggctggctggctgatgctactgctgttgtGGATTTAATTGCGCGTCTATGTTCCCTTGTGCTGTgagggaacgtgtgtgtgtgtgtgtgtgtgtgtgtgtgaaggaagaaaggggtggtgtttaggggtctgggatgagaaaacgagtgattttgttttgtagccttcagaaagaaaaatattaaagtttttacagtgggaaaattttggtggtgagggagaatatgactaaaatattacctcaaatttaacctaacgtggtggagcttcacactcctcagctgcccctaagcaaaccaagcctaacccaaagaagcctaccctaacttgtgtctggtgcttcctcctccccaagactggctgtctcgtgtcttaatcccaagttagcctaaccaaactttacctaacgtaacctaagcaattataacctagccaaaccttacctaagcaagcctaacctagccaagcctaacctcacctcacctaacctaaagaagcctagccaaacctaacctaacctagcttaacctaacctaacctcacctaacttaacaaagcataaccaaacctaacctaacctacatcctcTTCCTACAGCCCCactcaaccaaacctaacctaacgtaactttcagagcaatggcaaccctccgatccggcaagcaagttggcggcagcgatggcggtggcggtggcagtggtggtgaggtggacggcagggacagaggggcagtacaggctgcggacatcaaggagaaggtgagcagggtgttgtgttggtgtgtgttgctaagctgagATGTAAAGTGTTTAGTTGTCAACACGctgcaatatttgtcactcaacactcgtgcaacactgcctccatgcacaagtgtgtcgggaaaatgatttaaagtcataaaaaatgttcttgttttactatatttatttatttatttattttttttttttttttatacatataggagggacactggtcaaaggcaacaaaatactATAAGAAAAAGATactcagaaaaaataaaagataaaaaagacttcacttaacctaacataacttaacctaacctaacctaacatatgctaacttaacctaacctaacctaacctaacctaacctcttttaacctaacgtaacctaacctaacctaacctaacatatgctaacttaacctaacctaacctaacttaacttaacctaacctaacctcttttaacctaacgtaacctaacctaacttaacctaacctaacctaacttaacctaacctaacttaacctaacttaacctaacctatacctGTTCTTTTATTCACTTACCTTCATCTTTTGCTTACCAGTCTGTAAATGAGAAACAGGAATGGAGGTAGAAATACCAtcgtttcatattttccttttaaagATGATTACCTTGAAGTCATGTTGTGTCTTTAGTAGTGGTTGTGACCTAATGACCAAGTGGTTTATATTGATGCAACTTTTAGATacatttagaaagaaaaaaaattgatgtggTTTGGTTGTAATAAGTggtaattcctttttttcctgacagAAATTGAATTGGGATGCCTTGCTCAAAAGAAAGTACCTGCTCCCTTTGTACCAAGAATCAGTTCTGAGTTAGATGTTAGTAATTTTTCTGAAGAGTTCACTGCAATGATACCACAGGATTCTCCAGCAATCGTTCCTCCAGATGTTGAGAAAATGTTCAATGTAAGTACCCAAATAAGACTTaattgtatatgtatgtgtatatgtatgaatgtatgtatgtatgtatgtatttatatgagtgtgtgtactCTTCCAAAGATAGTattgttacattattatttcagGGCTACTCCTACGTTGCTCCATCAATTCTCTTCACTGACAATGTCATCAGCGACAGCAGCAGCCTTTTCAAGATGTCACCAGACAGAAGACCTTCCACAACCAACCTATTATTGGCTTGTAGCTTTAAGGTTAGTACTCAGTTTCTATTCTGCTGTTGCTGATTTACTTGCTAATTTTGATTCTTCACtattaactctttgactgctgtttgctacatctttccttaaccatTAATCACTCTAAGACATTTttacttgttccacagccatctctaatctttaaactgggtacaaattgcaaaatccattctttttaatccccttctttcaaGTAGAtgattataaagatttcatgcattacttctggtggtgCTGCAAATTGTTTTGTATCAGTGAAAGCATTAAAACATACTTGAATTTTTGGTGAATTGTCTCAGCGTGATTTTGACAGTAAAGGTAAATTgtcatagtagtagcagtagtaataatataagtATGCATGGCTGATGTCTTCCCCTGTGAGGGATAGACTCATTGTAATAACAGATATATAGTTTAGGAGTTTCCCAGTTTCCTCATCTTATTATTAGTTTTAGTTATGTGTGAATTATATTTGTGTCTAGTTGTATGCATACTTtctcatttaattattaaagtacttgtgatgaaaaaaaatgtatgaaataacTCAtagacatgtatttttttcaggaCTCACCATTTTTCCAAAAATACGAACTGAATCTCCGAGATAATATACTCGGAGACGGCAGCTTCAGTGTCTGTCGGGAATGTGTACAAAAGTCCAGCGGGCAACAACACTTTCCTGTGGAGATAGTGTCAAGAAGACTAGACTGCCAACAAGAAATCAATTTACTCTGGGCTTGCCAAGGACATTCCAACATTGTCAACAACCTCCATGAAGTTTTCCATGATGAGGTAAGCATCTATTCATGATTCTCAACATTGGAAGCTGAATAATGAAAGTTGAAAATGTCTTCCATATATGCCTTTGTTTTGTGGAGTTTGTTTACTGAGCACTATGTAATACCTACCACTCTCAGTTATGGATAAACACTTGCACTAGAGTGATTCCTGCTTGAATACACTAATTTCATCAgaccactcttcttcttcctctactatcTTTTAACAGTCATTGACATTCTCTCCATCTACCTATCTCTGTGTTGCCTCACTCTCTGTGGGAGCATCCCCTGAGGAGGTGGCCACACCAGAAGAACCTCCATCCTCCTTATCTAGACCTTTCCTTGTTGCTTGTTCAACTGCATGATGTCTTTAACACACACTTCTCTACCCCATCCAAGTACTACCATCCAAGTAGCTTTCCTCACCTATCACTACTTTCAacttcactcactctttcttttggATATGTCATTGATATTAAATCATTTTGACACAAAATGATTTAAGTAACAATTAGTTtaagatcatattattttcttttccttgcatttaatcattgtatgcctgtatctaattcatgttggtttcacaggcacacacctacattgtgatgcagctccttggaggtggagagctggctgcctcagaggatcaggaaacacgagaggttcacagaggctcgcctcgggcttcggtcgtcgtgaggaacctggtgtcagcagttcactacgtgcacaggaaaagcatcagtgttcacggagacctaaagccagacaggggtgaaaagggttggtgttgaggatagacagaaaagaaaagaaaagaaaggaaaggtaaaaaaaggaagtttttttgcattgattttccatctgcttatttGAAAGAATTTATTGCACGGAATATTATTGATCTCCATCATTTGTATGGcctttataataaaaagtatgaatttattccattcagatattatccttctccgaggccattctaatctaaacatcttttcacggaatctcttgttcaaggattcttctgaagattcagttattaagattgtggattttgggtttgcacatttgatgcctgacaaggaaaaggatggcagcacgaagacaccgtgcttcactgttcactatgcagcgccagaagtgttgctgcaagctgtgcagaagggagcaaatgataccgcttgaacattcatgcactggttgagtatcttgtgtgtaattttatgatgaaaggtttttaatgcagggacggacagttgtttataggcatttttacattatttttagtgtacaaccatccaaaaggcatttagctcagtgttactgcaacaaccacacagtactgaatgtagggtttcctgtttcattagagatttctctgcagtggtgttttcaatacaaggagtgttttctatagttattttctttattttgagggcttgctataatatcctgcacaactctaaaaatacatcaaattaacctcccaccaaagcacaatacagacacttccattggctgtaacattactgctaatactgcaacattcttcctgaggggaaccacacacattaacaataataacacatgttacaaaaaactacaccaaacatattaagctcaacatttttgtataataatttttagaaacatgaatgaccaaaaatggttcaaggataaaagaggaaaaaaatgacagaacactacagcataacagtacaaatggcaggtgtgtctcttttctcttattccttatttgcaaGGATTATAGCTGTTACCTTCTTGTTACACAAGAAGTGGGACGGTACAGTTCGCTAAGCTGCCGGTACACGTAGGATGGTGCAGTACCtcgactgaaataaaagagatttaaatggtcagcagccattatttaaagctaagtgagtagatgtgcaagataaacagggtacagtaaaatccctcttatccggcatcaacgggaccgccgacgtgccggatacttgaatagaagtgaaattatgtccacaatgaccaccctacactcacgcatcttaccacaacaatgatcagctgatctgatcagctgcttaagtgtaagcacaacacacttccttttttctacaactttaggcgtgatgaaggcgtcaggtgataaacagtgcacacgcgggactgagtcactgagtaaacacagtgcagtgggctgcgggtggcgcgaagcagtgcgctgtggtggcaaggggacggagtatgcctcgcgtgggaattttaattgattttctgagtacacattgattttttattgattttagggctcggggaaaaatgtgccggatacttgaagctgccggatgagagggattttactgtataataaaTTGAGTAAGTTGTTTATCTCACtcataagtaaaacataaagGCCTTTCATTTGATGCATTTAGGATCAGAAGTTTTACTGGGAGATGAAGTACAGTGCTAAATAACAGTTTGTGCATAAAGCTGACAAATACTGATGTCTCCTGAGGTCAGCCCAGGCCcaacaaggaaagcaaatgaaaaaattaaatgaacccCCAACATCACACCTTGAAAGGAAAGGACCACACAGTCATATGAACAACACAAACTcacttgttagttatcaaactggtgacatttttttctggAGGAACGTAATCTAGCTGAGTCAGCGCAGTATTTACAGACGGCCAAAACTTTGTTCCCTCTGGGATAATAGAAGTGGTGGTTTGGTGGCTTATTTCTTCACAGCCCATCAAGCTAAATTTGTATGTGGGAGTGCACACATACAGCTGAAAATGAAGATTTGTGACAATaagcaaaatgcacaattcatgccatgattttcaatattatataggtactgatctgatagtatctagctccacatgagacaacaacaggttgaggtttgagaaaggaccatccaacactcaacacgaggaatgtatatccacctacatgaaataaacatgtggaaaaggaatgtatcaaaaactggaatcaagaatttctgtgagaataaaatggtatgtacttttgtgataccttccctgttcaatttgcaacagtaaatatgtttcaaatactgccccactgaaagaggtatcaggataatgactaacaaataaaacttactggaacagaataaaactttggtggtgaggcaagagaggctgcaccaacaaaggtctcaatgcctccgttggtcaccaccgtctcggtgccaacgatgacctttgatgaccttgttgacacgtgacatgatggggaacactgcagagtcttgaattaatgttgtctcaattccagcagtacataaagcttttgccactgggtgaccctgcacaagtaaaagatgtattgagaacataagaacataataaaataaaggaagctgcaagaagccatcacccctacatgtggcagtccctgtgttatgtattgtgcacatc comes from the Scylla paramamosain isolate STU-SP2022 chromosome 45, ASM3559412v1, whole genome shotgun sequence genome and includes:
- the LOC135094428 gene encoding ribosomal protein S6 kinase alpha-5-like gives rise to the protein MIPQDSPAIVPPDVEKMFNGYSYVAPSILFTDNVISDSSSLFKMSPDRRPSTTNLLLACSFKDSPFFQKYELNLRDNILGDGSFSVCRECVQKSSGQQHFPVEIVSRRLDCQQEINLLWACQGHSNIVNNLHEVFHDEAHTYIVMQLLGGGELAASEDQETREVHRGSPRASVVVRNLVSAVHYVHRKSISVHGDLKPDRGEKGWC